From the Borreliella afzelii genome, the window ATTAAACAGAGCTAAATTTTGGTTCATGCTTCTATTTTGATAAGGTTTAAAATTTAAACTTAAATTATATATATAGTTTAAATTTTCAAAAACATAAGATTCATCCACATAATAGTTCTGATTGTATAAATAATTTAAATAAAGATTTGAAAAATTTAAACTTAAAAAGTCTCCTTCTAGATTATTTCTTATATTTGAATCCGCAATTAAATCGTTTTGCTTTTTAATTAATTTTATAACATCTCTCATACTCATTTGCGAAGGAGTTACATAATTTAACAAAAAACTATCACTAAATGTGACCTGATCGATTGAATATTTCATCTTATCTGCATAAAAATAATCATAAAATCCACTCTCACTGTCTGTTAAAGCAATAGATAGAACATCATTTAAAATAAAATAAACTTGAAAATTTTCTTTTCTAATATCAAGATTTTTTGCCATAAATATTCTATCAAATCCCTTAAGTCTAGTATTATCAAAAAAAGTTACATTTTTATAACCATTTTCTGATTTCTCACCAGAAACAAAAATTAAATCTCCATATTGTTTGCTTGAATAAGGCTTTAATACCAAATGAGGAACTTCTTCTTTTATTTCATTAAAAATTTTTAACCTACCAATAGATCCAAGTGGAAGTAAAATATCATTAGATATAAAAGATATAAAAACAATAATTATTCCCAATTTAAAAAATGGAATAAGCAAATCAAAAATTGATATACCAATTGAACGAAAAGCTAAAATTTCATTGTGAATCTTGAATTTATGAATAGTAAGAATTACTGAAATCAAAGAAGCAAAAGGAGGAGAAAGCGCAATCACCATAGGAAGAGAATATATAATAAAAATAAAAGCTTTAAAAAAAGGAACATAATTTTGAAGAAGTATTCTCATAAAGAATAAAATTTGATTTATAAAAAATACGAAAAAGAAAAATAAGAATGTAATTAAAAAATATTTAAAAAATTCAGTAATTATGTAAGACTCATAACTGTTTTTTAATATTTTCATCTACAAAAACCAAGCCGTTATTAAGAGTACCTAGTATAACATAATTTTCAAATCTAGAAACTTTTATTAAATTTAAATTAAGAAGTCCATTATTAGGTCCAAAATAATCCCAATTGTCATTTTCAGAATCATAAATTAACAACCCATGATCAAAGGTTGCAAACAACAACTTTTTATCTTTAATCTCCATATCCATAAAATAATTAACATCAATATTATTAGCAATAACGTGCTTTTTATAGCTATTTTTATTTAAATTTAGCTCAAAAAGACCTCCACCATACGTTCCAATAAAATAACTATCTTTATAGCCTTTTATAAAATTAATATTTTTTTCATTATCATTTTTGCTAAAAAAATCCAAATGTTCAATCTTCTCTAAATTATCAACATTAATACTATAAATAGCCTTGTCAACCGTTCCAACTAATAATAAATTTTTCAAACTATCAAAACACATTGAAGAAATTTTATTAGATCCAAGCGGTATATTTTTCCAATTTTTTAAATCATAAAACCATAGCCCAGAATTTAAAGTACCAACAAATATTCCATTTTTAACACCAAGCAAAACTTGTATATTGCTAAAATCAGCATTATTAGGAACACTTATTTGCTTTAAATCTCCATCGGCATTATCTATATAATAAACGACATTTTTCCCTCCAATATAAATTGTTCCATTATAATCTGCAAAACCCCTAATGCCATTTAAAAAAATGCTTTTTTTATCTTTAAGATAGACTCTACAATCATTTTTTTTAATATTATACCTTAAAAGTCCTCCCAATATATTAGTTACAAATATATTCTCATTAAAAACAAATGCATCAAAAACGCTATTATCAAGAAATCCCAAAGATTCTAAGTTTAAATGACTTACCCCAAGTTTATTACTTAAAAAATTATAAATCTCTTTGTCATAACCTGAGATAGAAAATTCATTAATCTCTTTAAATGCAGAAATTGCATCTGATTTTTCTTTAATAAGATACTTCAATTCAGCTAATCTTAAACTAGCATGAGAATACTTATAATCTTTTAGAAAAAGGTCAAAATTATATTCAGAAAGATCGTAAAAACCATTCTCATAATTTACATATCCAAAAAACAAATTTGCCTTAGCTAATAATTCCCTGTTATGCTGATTCTCATTAGCTACGATTTTATTCAAATAATAGTTCGTCAAACCAATATCTTTCTTAGCATAACTTTCTCTGGCTTTTTTAAAATAAAAATTATTTTCTTTTAAAAAAGCATTACTAAGAAAAAAGGATTCATTATCTTTTAATCCTATTAAATAGTCTCTTTTGAATTTACTCTCATTAATAATATTATTATCACTAATAATAACTGCTTCTTTTTTCTTCTCTACAAGATCACTAATATTAGAATCCTGAATGGATTGATTTTGAATAGACTCATCTTGAATAGAACTATTTGTAGTAAGACAAGAACAAAATAAGACAAAACATATAAGACGAACTTTAAATAAATTATTCAAAACAAATTTCATATTATTTTAATAATCTTTATCTCTAACAATTTCAAGATCAATTTTCCCAAATTTATCTATATCAACTATTCTAACTTTAATTCGCTGCCCTTCTTCTAATTTTGGAGGTCGAACTAATCCTGCATTGCCCCTTATATTGTCTCCACCACTACCAAATCTAGAATATCTATTACCATGCCCAAATCTTCCAGAACCATACTTGCTGTCTCTAGATTTCAAGCGAGTACTTAAAAATCCTTCCTTTGTAGGAGTAAGTTCAATAAAAGCTCCAAAGCTATTAATCTTTTTAACTATTCCTTCGTAAATTTCACCTACTTTTGGTTCTCTTACAATACTCTCTATTTTTTCTTTAGCCTTTTGCATTTTAAAATCATCATCACCAAAAAGAATAATCTTTCCATTTTGCTCAATTTGAACCTTAACTTCAAATTCATCTGTTATAGCCTTAACAGTTTTTCCAGTAGATCCTATCACAAGGGATATCTTATCAATATCAATTTGCAGTTGAATAATTTTGGGAGCATATTTAGATATACCAACTCTTGAATTCGAAATTACAGAATTCATAATAGACAGTATGTGTATCCTACCTACTCTTGCCTGCTCAAGAGCATCTCTCATTAACTGCTTAGTAACATTTTCAATCTTAATATCCATTTGAAAGCCAGTAATCCCATTTTCTGTACCAGCCACTTTAAAGTCCATATCACCCAAATGATCCTCTTCCCCAAGAATATCACTTAGAACTACATATTTATCCCCTTCGCTAATAAGCCCCATGGCTATTCCTGCAACTTGCCTTTTAACAGGAACCCCCGCAGACATTAAAGACATGCTTCCAGCACAAACAGTAGCCATTGAAGAAGATCCGTTAGATTCTAAAATCTCAGAAACTACTCTAATAGTATACGGAAAATCGTTTTTTCCCGGAATCATTGATTCTAAAGCTCTTTGAGCTAAATGGCCGTGGCCAATCTCACGCCTACCAGTCATAAGCCTACCAGTCTCACCAACTGAAAATGGAGGAAAATTGTAATGAAGCATAAAATTAAGACGCTTATCACCATCGATATCATCCATTATTTGCTCATCAATGCTTGTACCAAGAGTAGTTACAGCTAAAGCTTGCGTCTCTCCTCTTGTAAAAAGTGAAGATCCATGTGTTCTACTTAAAATATCAACTTCTGCAAGAATATCTCTTATTTCATTGGGCGTTCTACCGTCTGTCCTAATCTTATCATTAAGAATAGAATTTCTAACAATCTCCTTCTCAAAATCATCAAAAGCTTTATAAAAAAGAGACTCATTACTATCATCCAATTTCTCAAGAGAAGAAAAATGCTCATAAGATTTATTTCGCAGCAAAGTTATGGCTTTATCTCTATTAAGCTTTCCTTTAACAAAACAAGCTTCTTTAAGATCGGCATAAATAAAATCCCTAAGCTCCTCTTTAAATTCAAATATTTTTTCTTCAAAAGCTAAAGGAAGTTTTTCCTTCTCCCCTACAATATCTAAAAATTCTTTTTGAGCATTGCAAATTTGTTTAATATATTCATGTGCACTGTCTATTGCTGACAACAAAATATCTTCACTAACCTCATTAGCACCGCCTTCTACCATTGTAATTCCATTTAAACTTCCTGCAACAACAATATCAAGATCAGAATTATGAATCTCTTCAAACGAAGGATTTACTATAAACTTACCATTCAAATAAACCATTCTAACAGCTGCAATTGGACCATTAAACGGAATATCTGACAAAAAAACTGCTGTAAAAGCGGCGTTCATTCCAACAATATCAGGGGGATTGAGTTGATCTGTAGCCAAAGTCGTAGGAATTACTTGAATTTCTCGACCAAATCTTTTATCAAAAAGAGGTCTCATTGGTCTATCTATTAACCTAGAAACAAGTATTTCTTTATCCTTTGGCTTTCCTTCTCTTTTAATAAATCCTCCTGGAATCTTACCAGCTGCATAATATTTCTCATTATATTCAACAGAAAGCGGGACAAAATCTAAATCTTCTCTCACATTATTTGAACAACAAACAGTCGCAAGAACCGAAGATCCTCCATAAGTTGCAAGAACCGATCCATTAGCCTGCTTGGCCATAAATCCCGTCTCAAACACCAACTCGTCTCTACCTATTTTCAACTTTAATATTTTCCTCAAAATTCAACCTCTTTTTATTTCCTAAGACCAAGTTTAGATATCAACGCCCTATAAGCTTCTAAATCTTTTTTCTGGTAATACTGCAATAAACTGCGTCTTTGCCCTACCAACTTTAACAAGCCCCTTTTTGAACTATGGTCTTTTTTATTTATCTTTAAATGTTCAGTTAAATACTTTATTCTACCTGTAATAAGTGCGATTTGAACCCCAACAGATCCAGTATCACCTTCATTTTTTCCAAATTCAGAAACTATTTTTTGCTTTTGCTTTTTATCTATCATAAAGCAACTCCTATACCATCATAGCAAAGCTCTAACGAACCTCTTGCTATAATTTAAACTAACTACTATGATAGATTATAATATTTTTTTTTAAAAATCACAAAAACAATTTACTCTTTTCAAGTTATTTTTAATAATAAATTATTAAATTGCTTAAAAAAACAAATATAAAATTAAAATATAATAACATATTTATATTTATTCAAATCTATTCCTTTAATGACCGCTAATATTTCCCCTTCTCTGGATTTCAAAATCTTAAATTCATTAATATTGATTTGAATTTCAACGTAAGCACCATTTTTAACAAGACTTATCTTACTAGAATCAATGCAAACCTTTTCAAAACTTTTTAAAGATTCCAGGCTAATTAAGGAGGCTTTGCTTAAATTTTTACACAATGTAGAATCTTCTAATCTAAATATACCCACCTTAGTTCTTTTTAAACTACTAACATACGCACAAGAATTTAAAGAATAAGCCAAATCTCTTGCAATACTCCTAATATAAGTACCTTTTGAACAACTTATTTTCAAACTAAGCAAAGAAGAGCTAAAATCATAGCTTAATCTTTGAATATCATAAACATTTACTCTTCGTTTTTTAATTTCAAAAAACTTTCCATTCAAAGCAAGTTTATAAGCTCTGCTACCATTAATATGAACAGAAGAAAATCTAGGGGGGCTTTGATAAATCTCTCCCACAAAATCTTTAAGCTTTAAATCTATATCCTCTAAATTAGGAATATAATCTGTTTTATTAACTATTCTTCCATTTGGATCAAGAGTATCTGTTTCTAATCCAAATCTAAATTCTGCTACATACTCTTTATCTAAAGACATGAAATAGTTTGCAAGCTTTGTATATTTTCCTACAAGAGCAATCAAAATTCCACTTGCAAATTTATCAAGTATACCAGCATGCCCAACATGATTTGTATTAAAATATTTTTTTATAGGAAAAAGAGTTTCAAAAGAAGTTTTGCCTTGTTCTTTATTAATTAAAAGGAATCCATTTTCCAAATTTAATTCTCTCTTATAGTATTCAACCCTTCAATTATCTTATTAACATAAAATGATTTAGAAAGAGAATCGTCCTTAACAAACAATAATTTAGGAGTACTTCTAACTTTAATTCGCTTAATAATTTGACTTTGAATAAATCCCTTAGCATTATTTAAAGCTTTAACTGCATTGTCCAAAGAAGCGCCTTCCTTGATCGAGCCTATAAATACCTTAGCATTTATTAAATCTTTTGAAAATTCTACTTTAACCACGGTTAAAAATGAATGAATTCTGGGATCTTTAATCCCCCTACTCACTATTAAATTGCCAATTTCTTGAGCAATAAAACTTTCGAGTTTAAACTTTTTTATATTCTTATACATAAACACATATAAATCAGCAATACTAAGTTTTAAAAGTTTTTTTTACCTTTTTTACCTCAAATGCTTCAATTATATCTCCTTCTTTAATGTTAGCATAATTATCAATCATAATACCACACTCATATTGCTCAGCAACCTCTTTAACATCATCTTTAAATCTCTTTAAAGATGAAATTTTACCAGAATGAATCTGTAAACCATCTCTCATCACATTAGTAATCGCATCTCGTTTTATTAGCCCCCGAGAAACATAGCAACCAGCTATTACCCCAACTTTAGGGACATTAATTACAGCTCGCACTTCAGCAAAGCCAATAAACTGCTGTTCAACATCTGGTTCAAGCATCCCCTCAAGAACTGATTTGACATCACTTATAGCATCATAAATAACATTATACTTTCTAATCTCAACTTTTTCCTGATCTGCAAGTATTTGCGCTTTTACAGTAGGTCTTACATGAAACCCAATAACAATAGCATCGCTTGCTGAAGCAAAGCTAATATCTGTTTCAGTTATTACACCCGCTGATGAATGCACAACTCTTACTCGAACCTCATCGTTTGTTAATTTTTCAAGAGAATTCTTTAAAGCCTCGACTGAGCCTTGAACATCTGCTTTTAAAATTATTTTAAGCTCCTTAAGTGTTCCTTCTTTGATTGAATCATAAAGATTTAACATGGTAACTTTCTTTACATTTTTAGAAGATTCATACTTTTTAAGATCCTGTCTTTTGGAGCTGATTAATTTTGCTTCTTTCTCAGTTTTAGTTACTTGAAAAGGATCCCCAGCCTGAGGCATTGAAGAAAATCCTAAAACACTAATAGCCTTAGCAGGTCCAACGCTCTTAACAGAAACACCCTTATCATTAATTAATGCCTTAACTTTACCATAGCACGCTCCACCTACAAAAGAATCTCCCACATAAAGTGTTCCATCCTCAATAATAACAGAACAAACTATTCCGCGCCCCAAATCAATCTTGGCATCAAGTACTTTTCCAATAGCTCTTTTAGATGGGTTTGCCTTTAATAACATCATATCTGCCTGCAAAAGAATCATATCAAGAAGTTCAGAAATTCCTATATTTTTAAGAGCAGAAATCAACACAAAAATAGTGTCTCCTCCCCAATCCTCAGGTACTAAGTCATATTCTGAAAGCTGATGTTTAATCTTATCAGGATTTGAATCTGGCAAATCAATCTTATTTATAGCAACAATAATCGGAACATTTGCTTCTTTTGCATGATTAATAGCCTCAATAGTTTGAGGCATAACACCATCAATTGCTGAGACAACAAGAACAACAATATCTGTAACTTGGGCCCCACGACTTCTCATCATAGTGAAAGCTTCATGGCCAGGGGTATCTAAAAATGTTATTTCTCGACTATTATATACAATAGTATAAGCTCCAATATGCTGAGTAATACCGCCAGACTCTGTTTGATTTATATCTATATTTTGAAGCACGGAAAGTAGTCTGGTTTTACCATGATCAACATGTCCCATTATTGTAATAACAGGTGGCTTTTCAATTCTTTTACTCTGATCCTCCACCTCTTCTTCTATAACCGTTTCATCATAAATAGAAACAACATTAACTTTTGAACCATATTCTTCAACTAAAATAGTTGCTGTATCAGAATCTATCTTTTCGTTAATAGTCACCATTACGCCCAAAGCCATTAATTTAGCAATCAAATCAGAGGATTTTAAATTCATTTTTCTTGCAAGATCAGAAACAGTAATGCTACCCATAATATCAATTGATTTTGGAATAGGGTTAGCTAAATTTTCTCTTTTCTTTTTTTGAAGTTGCTCAAAAACCTTTTGCTCAATTGTTTTGCTCTCAGTTTCTGCTTTTTTCCTCTTATAGCTTTTTTGACTTTCTTGTTGTTGTTTTTTCTTTTCACCAAGCTTACGATTTAACTCTTTACTATTCTCAGAATCTGTTGAAGATGCACTGCTAACAATAGAAGGAACTTTGGTTTTTATAACTCTTCTAAAAGACACAGAAGTAGTATACTTATTTTGGGTGTTATTTTTGGCAACATATGTTTTTTTTGTCGAACCTTGATATTGAGAAGTTAAACTATCCCTATTTTGTGAATACCCACCACCGGTTCTACCGTCCCTATTTTGTGAATATCCACCAGTTCTACCGTCCCTATTTTGTGAATATCCACCGGTTCTACCGTCCCTATTTTGTGAATACCCACCAGTTCTACCGTCCCTGTTTTGTGAATATCCACCAGTTCTACCGTCCCTATTTTGTGAATACCCACCAGTTCTACCATCCCTATTTTGTGAATACCCGCCAGTTCTACCATCCCTGTTTTGTGAATATCCACCAGTTCTACCGTCCCTATTTTGTGAATACCCGCCAGTTCTACCGTCCCTATTTTGTGAATACCCACCAGTTCTACCGTCCCTGCTGTGCGAATATTCAATTTTATTGTTGTGCTTATGCAAATCAGTAGAACCACTTGGATTATTTTTACCACTCAAATCGTTATGTGTTACAATTTTTACCACCTTCTTCCTTAACTTAATAATCTTAATTTTTTTACCATCTTCATTTTTATCATCAATATTTTTCGACAACCTTACTCCTCCTCAAACTCAAAACTAAGCCCTATTTTACAACCCGGACAGGAGGTCATATTTTCATTAATAACAACACCACATTCAGGACAAAGAAGCTCTTCATCTTCTTCCACCTTTTCCATAGACTCACCATTGTCATTAGCAATTATTATCATTCCCTCTTTTAATATTTTGTTAATTTCTTCTTGTTTTTCATAACTTACGCCAAGATTAAAAAGCAATCCCTCATCTGCTTGTAAAAAATTGTTAATATCATTAAGCCCCTCTTTTGATAAATTAGAAATCACAGAAGAATCGAGCAATTTAAGATCACTTATTTTACTAATCTCCTCAAATTGTTCCTCTTCAACAACATCTTGCATAACTTTATCAAACATTTCGAGTGTTTCTTGCTTAAACTCTGAATTGGCTTTCATTTCTGCAAATTGACTGCTGGTTTTAACATCAATAGCCCAGTCAAGAAGTCTATTAGCAAGTCTAACATTTTGGCCCATTTTACCTATAGCAAGGGAAAGTTGATCATCGCTAACAACTACTAAAGCCTTATGTAAATCCTCGTCAAGAATATAAACATGCTCTATCTTAGAAGGAGTCAAAGAATCCTTTATGAATTCTTTAATGTCTTTACTATAAGGGATAATATCGATTTTTTCTCCTTCAAGTTCCTTAATTATAGATTGAATTCTGACTCCTTTTTGTCCTATACAAGGACCAACAGGATCAATCTCTTCTTTTTCAGAATAAACAGCGACTTTGATTCTGTAACCTGGATCACGAACTATTTTATGAATCTTAATAATACCTTCTTCAATTTCAGGAATTTCAAGTGCCAAAAGCTCTTCAATAAACTTTGGATGGGTTCTAGAAAGAATAACCTCAATGCCATTTTTACCTTTTTTGACATTATAAACTAAAACTCTAATTTTATCATTAAGACTATAAACTTCTCTTGGCGACTGATACTTCTTAGGAATTATACCATCTGTATTACCAAGATTAACATAAAGATCACCATTTCTATTTTGCTGAACATATCCAATAACAACTTTATTCAACTTGCTTTTAAATTCTGATAAAATCTCATTATCCTCAATTCCTTGCAAATCATTTTTGGTTCTTTGTTTTGCAACCTGAATAGAAAGCCTATCAAAAACTTTAGGATTAATTTCAATGTAAGCATAATCGCCTTCTACAATATTTTCCCTTGAGATATCTTTCTCTAATATTTCAAGCAAAGAATCTTTTACCTCTTCTACAATTTTCTTTTTTGCATAAACTATTAAATCTCCCGTATCATCATCAAACTTAATAAAAGCATTCTCATTACTTCCAAAATACTTTTTATACGCTATCAATACCGATTCTTTAATTGTTTTTCTAATAGACTCTATACTCATACTGCGATCATTTGCAATACTTACAATCATATGTCCCGTGCCCTTTATCATCCAAACTTCCTCCTTAAACTAATCTGGCCTTCTTAACATCGCTATAAAAAACATTTAATTCTTTACTATCTGTTTTAAAAATAAAACTTTTGGATTTTGCTTCTAATATAAAACCCTCTTCAAATTCATTATCTAACATTAACTTAATCTTTTTACCTTCAAAAATTTGAAACTCTTTGTCACTTTTTATTCTTCTGTCTATTCCTGGTGTAGAAAGTTCTAAAATAAAACTATATTTAAGATTTGCTTCCAAAATTAATAAAATCATCTTATGCAAATCAGTCATCAAATCAATACCTAAAGAAAAATTTTTGCTATAAAGAACTATTTGGATCTTTCCACCATTTTTATTTCTAAAGATATTAATTTCTAATATTTCAACATTTAAACGTTCTGTTAAATTTTTTATCAAATTATAAACTTCATTATTTTTGTCAAAACATTTAATCAACTACATTCCTAAAATTAATAAGGTTCTTTTAAAAGAACCTTATTAAATATATAACTAAACCTTAAATCAAGGTTAACACTTAGAAAAAATAATGTCAACATTAAACCAAATTATAAGATTTGGCCAACGAAAGCTTTATAATCTTATCGGCTCCAAATTGTATAATAAGATCTTCACAAATACACATAGATGTTCCTGTAGTAACAATATCATCAAGCAAAACAATCTTTTTAAATTGAAAATTTTTATACTTTGATCTTAATTTAACTTTATTTTCAAGATTTGTAAATCTAAGATTCCCTTTCATTAACTTTTGACTTTTTCCATACTTTCTTGAAAAAACATTTATATAATTAAAACCAAAACGGCTTAATAAAATACCAATATATTCCATGTGATCAAACCCATAAAATAATTTTCTTTTAAAACTACAAGGAACGGTTACTATTTGATCAAAATCAATATTACTTAAATATTTAGCGATTCCACTTGCTAAAAATCTACCAATAGACTTTTGACCATCTCTTTTATAAGACAAAATTAAAGATTTATAATGCTCTTTATATTCAAAAAAATAAAGCAAATTCTCATCAAATTTAATTTTAAAATTAAAAAGTGACTTACATTGATCACAAAGAGCATCAGAAGATACATATCTTTTTCTACAAAAAACACAAAAAGGCAAAAATATACTTTTTAAAACATTTAAATAGCTCATACTAACTAGATTGAGAAATAACTTTTAAAACAAGTTGATTTAGCAGCTCAATTGATTGAAAAGGGGTAATATTATTAATATCTATATTAGAAATAAATTTTTTTAACTCTAAATACTCATTTAATTTAACATGAACATCAGTATCATTTTTCAAAACCTCTCTATCACAAGTATCAGAAGAAATACAAGGAAGAAATTCTAAACAAGAGCTATCCTTTCGACTTCCTAAACTTTTCAGGATAACATTAGCTCTATCTACTACCCTTAAAGGAAGTCCTGCTATGCGAGCAACATAAATCCCATAAGAATTAAGAGATGGTTTTTCTTCAACTTCTCTTAAAAAAACAAGTTCATTGCCTTGCTTTTCAATTTTCATTGAAAGATTAATAAAAGCTTTATGATTAATAGCCGATAGTTCATGAAAATGTGTGGCAAACAAGCTTCTAGCTTTAATATACTCTAAAATATATTCTATAATAGAATAAGCAATAGCAAGTCCATCATTTGTACTAGTACCTCTTCCAACTTCATCCATAATTATCAAACTCTTTTCTGTTGCATTTCTTAAAATATTAGCTGTTTCGTTCATTTCAACTAAAAAAGTTGATTCTCCTTTAGCAAGATTATCACTTGCTCCAATTCTGCAAAAAATTTTATCTGTAATACCTATTACAGCCCTAGAAGCTGGCACAAAAGAACCTATATGCGCCATCAAAGTAATCAAAGCCACTTGACGCAAATAAGTTGATTTACCGGCCATATTAGGACCAGTAATTAAACAAAAATACTTTTCTTTATTAATCTTTACGAAATTTTCAGTAAAGATCTCAGTGTTTTTAACATAGTGCTCAACAACAGGATGCCGAGACTTTTCAAGAAAAATTTCTTTACTACATGTTAAAATGGGTCTTTTATATTCATTTTTTTTTGCCAAATAACCAAAGTTAACAACTAAATCGATATATGCAAAAAATTCTGCAACCTTCTTAAGAACTTTATTATGCTTAACAACATTTGACGCTATTTCATCAAAAATTTCTTGCTCAAAAGCAACCACACTGTCTTCGGCATTATTAATATTCGCTTCAAGAGAAATAAGTTTTTCTGTTTTATATCTTTTTGAAGAATTTAAAGTTTGACTTTCCATAAAATGGGGTGGCACTTGCGCATAATTACTCTTTGTAACCTCAAAAAATAATCCCCTATTATTGGTTTTTCTAATCTTTAGATTATTGATCTTGCTAAGCAGCCTCTCTGATTCAAGATATTCATCAATATATTTATTTGCATTAATCTTTAAATCTTTTAAACTATCAAGCTTTAAATCATAGCCTCTTTTAATAAGCTCATCAGATGAGCTTGAAATTGCACTATTTATCAAAAAATAAACTTTAGAAATACTATCCTCTTCAAACTTATCAAAATTCCAATAATCAAAATTATGCTTGTCAAATAGCTTTTTTACCAAAAAAAATACAGAAAGGGATTTTTCAATAAATAAAAAATCTTTTTTAATATATCTTTTCATCTGAATCCTAGATATTATTCTCTCAACATCCCATATATTAACAAAAGCTTCTCTTAAAGTCACAGTTAAACTAATATTTTTGCAAAAAAATT encodes:
- the nusA gene encoding transcription termination factor NusA; amino-acid sequence: MIKGTGHMIVSIANDRSMSIESIRKTIKESVLIAYKKYFGSNENAFIKFDDDTGDLIVYAKKKIVEEVKDSLLEILEKDISRENIVEGDYAYIEINPKVFDRLSIQVAKQRTKNDLQGIEDNEILSEFKSKLNKVVIGYVQQNRNGDLYVNLGNTDGIIPKKYQSPREVYSLNDKIRVLVYNVKKGKNGIEVILSRTHPKFIEELLALEIPEIEEGIIKIHKIVRDPGYRIKVAVYSEKEEIDPVGPCIGQKGVRIQSIIKELEGEKIDIIPYSKDIKEFIKDSLTPSKIEHVYILDEDLHKALVVVSDDQLSLAIGKMGQNVRLANRLLDWAIDVKTSSQFAEMKANSEFKQETLEMFDKVMQDVVEEEQFEEISKISDLKLLDSSVISNLSKEGLNDINNFLQADEGLLFNLGVSYEKQEEINKILKEGMIIIANDNGESMEKVEEDEELLCPECGVVINENMTSCPGCKIGLSFEFEEE
- the rimP gene encoding ribosome maturation factor RimP — encoded protein: MIKCFDKNNEVYNLIKNLTERLNVEILEINIFRNKNGGKIQIVLYSKNFSLGIDLMTDLHKMILLILEANLKYSFILELSTPGIDRRIKSDKEFQIFEGKKIKLMLDNEFEEGFILEAKSKSFIFKTDSKELNVFYSDVKKARLV
- a CDS encoding ComF family protein, which gives rise to MSYLNVLKSIFLPFCVFCRKRYVSSDALCDQCKSLFNFKIKFDENLLYFFEYKEHYKSLILSYKRDGQKSIGRFLASGIAKYLSNIDFDQIVTVPCSFKRKLFYGFDHMEYIGILLSRFGFNYINVFSRKYGKSQKLMKGNLRFTNLENKVKLRSKYKNFQFKKIVLLDDIVTTGTSMCICEDLIIQFGADKIIKLSLAKSYNLV
- the mutS gene encoding DNA mismatch repair protein MutS, which codes for MEKNVTPMMRQYLDIKKKYKDAIIFFRVGNFYEMFFDDAIEASKLLNLTLTKRENVPMCGVPYHTSKEYIRKLILFDKKVAICEQAANSTSVGPLEREVVEVITPGVIVDEDFLNDDVNNYLVAISDYKNYYSFSYIDLSTSSLGIMFYENSFFEKLKRDLEKYSPKEIIVSENFYYEYSEKLNLNRFLINRVPAWHLDKDVAIKTIKEHFNILGLSSLGFDEEKPYYISIFLIINHIKNNLKNLLSNIDKIDINNDSLYMFLDDVTQVNLELVKNNNDFSSQYSLYSVLNDCKTAMGKRLLREFILNPILNIPEINTRLDHVEFFCKNISLTVTLREAFVNIWDVERIISRIQMKRYIKKDFLFIEKSLSVFFLVKKLFDKHNFDYWNFDKFEEDSISKVYFLINSAISSSSDELIKRGYDLKLDSLKDLKINANKYIDEYLESERLLSKINNLKIRKTNNRGLFFEVTKSNYAQVPPHFMESQTLNSSKRYKTEKLISLEANINNAEDSVVAFEQEIFDEIASNVVKHNKVLKKVAEFFAYIDLVVNFGYLAKKNEYKRPILTCSKEIFLEKSRHPVVEHYVKNTEIFTENFVKINKEKYFCLITGPNMAGKSTYLRQVALITLMAHIGSFVPASRAVIGITDKIFCRIGASDNLAKGESTFLVEMNETANILRNATEKSLIIMDEVGRGTSTNDGLAIAYSIIEYILEYIKARSLFATHFHELSAINHKAFINLSMKIEKQGNELVFLREVEEKPSLNSYGIYVARIAGLPLRVVDRANVILKSLGSRKDSSCLEFLPCISSDTCDREVLKNDTDVHVKLNEYLELKKFISNIDINNITPFQSIELLNQLVLKVISQSS